The following proteins are co-located in the Nerophis ophidion isolate RoL-2023_Sa linkage group LG04, RoL_Noph_v1.0, whole genome shotgun sequence genome:
- the LOC133550802 gene encoding beta-1,3-galactosyltransferase 2-like, whose translation MKLKRRQCFSNIAKCAFLLALLAVLVLLVAHMWHPSLTAPFGLRGSPGTCRDEGDHANQSSVEEVEEATNSHGKKNDTITGVRGLQEPRPVKTTQMKGRDFNATLVHGLFPYIINEPAKCQGGRATPFLVFIITTVASEVEARSAIRQTWANQTLVPGVAVLRLFLLGKLGGELGGSQQRMLQEESAEHHDIIQQDFVESYNNMTLKTLMGLHWVARYCPHAGYVMKTDSDMFINTEYLIHKLLRPELKPKTNYYTGRIIEHELAHRDKKNRWYMSEEEYGKAEYPAFCSGTGYVLSADLADKILRVSLATHIVHLEDVHVGLCLSQLGVKPTKTSIWLFNHYHVPFTRCMYSNLITSHQITPKELLQYWTRQQKNKNICQRMGLGNL comes from the coding sequence ATGAAATTGAAAAGACGCCAATGCTTTTCGAACATCGCAAAATGTGCCTTTCTCCTCGCTCTGCTGGCGGTGCTGGTCCTTCTTGTAGCCCACATGTGGCATCCAAGTCTCACAGCACCGTTCGGCTTGAGGGGAAGTCCAGGGACTTGCCGAGATGAAGGAGACCATGCAAACCAATCATCCgtagaagaagttgaagaagctACAAACTCCCACGGGAAGAAAAACGACACCATTACAGGTGTAAGAGGTTTGCAAGAACCTAGGCCGGTCAAGACTACCCAGATGAAGGGCAGAGACTTTAATGCCACTTTAGTCCACGGTCTGTTCCCTTACATCATCAATGAACCGGCGAAATGTCAAGGTGGTCGAGCAACACCATTCCTGGTGTTCATAATAACCACAGTGGCTTCAGAGGTGGAAGCCAGGAGTGCCAtacggcagacctgggcaaaccaGACCTTGGTGCCAGGTGTGGCAGTTCTCCGCCTTTTTCTGCTGGGAAAGCTGGGGGGAGAGCTGGGGGGTTCTCAGCAAAGGATGCTCCAAGAAGAGAGTGCCGAGCATCATGACATCATTCAGCAGGACTTTGTAGAATCATACAACAATATGACCCTGAAGACCCTGATGGGTCTGCACTGGGTGGCAAGGTACTGTCCACACGCGGGCTACGTCATGAAGACCGACAGTGACATGTTCATCAACACGGAGTACCTCATCCACAAGCTGCTCAGACCAGAGCTGAAGCCCAAGACGAACTACTACACAGGCAGAATCATAGAACATGAGTTAGCTCATCGCGATAAGAAGAACAGGTGGTACATGTCTGAAGAGGAATATGGAAAGGCAGAGTATCCTGCCTTCTGCTCTGGGACTGGTTACGTGCTGTCCGCAGACTTGGCTGACAAGATTCTCAGAGTATCTTTGGCTACGCACATCGTACACCTCGAGGATGTCCACGTGGGATTGTGTCTAAGCCAGCTCGGGGTGAAGCCCACCAAGACGTCCATATGGCTATTCAACCACTACCATGTGCCCTTCACACGCTGCATGTACAGCAATCTCATCACCTCACACCAAATTACACCAAAGGAACTACTGCAGTACTGGACCAGACAGCagaaaaacaagaacatttgTCAAAGGATGGGACTAGGGAACTTGTGA